Proteins encoded together in one Mus caroli chromosome 4, CAROLI_EIJ_v1.1, whole genome shotgun sequence window:
- the LOC110292945 gene encoding interferon alpha-1-like — MARLCAFLMALAVMSYWSTCPLGCDLPQTHNLRNKRALTLLVQMRRLSPLSCLKDRKDFGFPQEKVDAQQIKKAQAIPVLLELTQQILNIFTSKDSSAAWDATLLDSFCNDLHQQLNDLQGCLMQQVGVQEPPLTQEDSLLAVRKYFHRITVYLREKKHSPCAWEVVRTEVWRALFSSAKLLASLSEEKE; from the coding sequence ATGGCTAGGCTCTGTGCTTTCCTAATGGCCCTGGCAGTGATGAGCTACTGGTCAACCTGCCCTCTAGGATGTGAcctgcctcaaactcataacCTCAGGAACAAGAGAGCCTTGACCCTCCTGGTACAAATGAGGAgactctcccctctctcctgcctgaAGGACAGGAAGGACTTTGGATTCCCCCAGGAGAAGGTGGATGCCCAACAGATCAAGAAGGCTCAAGCCATCCCTGTCCTGCTTGAGCTGACCCAGCAAATCTTGAACATCTTCACATCAAAGGACTCATCTGCTGCTTGGGATGCAACCCTCCTAGACTCATTCTGCAATGACCTCCATCAGCAGCTCAATGACCTGCAAGGCTGTCTGATGCAGCAGGTGGGGGTGCAAGAACCTCCCCTGACCCAGGAAGACTCCCTGCTGGCTGTGAGGAAATACTTCCACAGGATCACTGTGTacctgagagagaagaaacacagcCCCTGTGCCTGGGAGGTGGTCAGAACAGAAGTCTGGAGAGCCCTGTTTTC